A DNA window from Linepithema humile isolate Giens D197 chromosome 6, Lhum_UNIL_v1.0, whole genome shotgun sequence contains the following coding sequences:
- the AIF gene encoding apoptosis-inducing factor 1, mitochondrial isoform X2 has protein sequence MFVCSRAISRLPTRITQANHLYRPVKYIGIVNIGTLRYSSKASNKNPQKPSGTTIKPEECVAKSTSKPERAVPPCEAERDASRSTSCKEVHKLDGEQKQSSEKGSGKFGKYQFRYWHLLAALIVTGVAAYKVSSSSGLKGEEAVEETDEKKKEGKRQRRFREKAKVPAESKLIPQEVPYLLIGGGTAAFSAFRSIKSRDPKAKVLVIAEEGEFPYMRPPLSKELWYNTDKETTAQLRFNQWNGTQRSIFYEPHEFYSSVTHLTESDKGGVAVAMGWKVTKIDVVNKIAILEDGHEINYNKCLIATGTSPKNLPVFESVEDEIKNKITTFRTKDDFLDLEQNVSDPKCKNIVIVGGGFLGSELACALARSYKSKNVSQVYKEKFIMAQVLPEYLSEWTTKKAAAEGVHSIPSSEIEDYRYKNGRLSLILTGGQTIDADQVIVAVGVQPNTNLASSSHLETDPKIGGFLVNAELEARSNLWVAGDAACFYDVKLGRRRVEHHDHAVTSGRLAGENMTGAGKPYLHQSMFWSDLGPDVGYEAIGIVDSSLPTVGVFAKSTEATVVDNSTEEQKTNSEESQSEYNLNAKSESQIIKNENTSLEENKESCEDKSVEQSTKRDDFGKGVIFYLRDDVVVGIVLWNIFNRMSIARRVLTADTKYDDLNEVAKLFTIHDD, from the exons ATGTTCGTCTGTAGCAGAGCTATCAGCCGATTGCCAACCAGGATTACGCAAGCAAATCATCTCTATCGACCTGTAAAATACATCG GAATTGTAAATATTGGTACTTTGCGCTATAGTAGCAAAGCGAGCAATAAAAATCCACAGAAGCCATCAGGCACTACTATCAAGCCAGAAGAATGTGTGGCCAAGTCTACATCAAAGCCAGAGAGAGCTGTTCCTCCTTGTGAAGCAGAACGTGATGCATCTCGTTCAACATCATGTAAAGAAGTGCATAAATTAGATGGAGAACAAAAACAATCAAGTGAAAAAGGCTCAGgcaaatttggaaaatatcaATTTCGCTATTGGCACTTACTCGCTGCTTTAATTGTAACAGGAGTTGCAGCATATAAG gtaTCTTCATCATCTGGATTGAAAGGTGAGGAAGCAGTTGAAGAGACGGATGAAA aaaagaaagaaggaaaacgGCAAAGGAGATTTAGAGAAAAAGCAAAAGTTCCAGCAGAATCTAAATTAATACCTCAAGAAGTACCTTATTTACTGATTGGTGGTGGAACTGCTGCATTTTCAGCATTTAGGTCAATTAAATCTAGAGATCCCAAAGCAAAG GTTTTAGTTATAGCGGAAGAAGGAGAGTTTCCTTACATGAGACCACCTTTATCTAAAGAACTTTGGTACAACACAGATAAAGAAACAACCGCTCAATTACGTTTTAACCAATGGAATGGCACTCAGAGAAG TATATTCTACGAACCGCACGAATTCTATTCGAGTGTTACTCATCTTACCGAATCTGACAAGGGTGGTGTTGCTGTAGCCATGGGTTGGAAAGTAACGAAAATTGatgttgtaaataaaattgcgattCTTGAAGATGGTCATGAAATAAACTACAACAAATGTCTTATTGCAACCG GTACATCGCCGAAGAATTTGCCTGTATTTGAATCAGTTGaggatgaaataaaaaataagattacaaCATTCAGGACAAAGGACGATTTTCTCGATTTAGAACAGAATGTTTCTGATCCGAAGTGCAAGAATATCGTAATTGTTGGTGGTGGATTTCTTGGCTCGGAACTTGCTTGCGCATTGGCTAGAAGTT ataaatctaaaaatgtttCCCAAGTTTATaaggaaaaatttataatggcTCAAGTTTTACCGGAATACTTGAGTGAGTGGACCACGAAAAAGGCCGCAGCAGAAGGTGTTCATTCTATACCTAGCTCAGAAATTGAAGATTATAGGTATAAGAACGGCCGACTGTCTCTTATTCTTACCGGTGGTCAAACT aTCGATGCTGATCAAGTGATAGTAGCGGTGGGTGTTCAACCAAATACGAATTTGGCATCATCTTCCCACTTAGAGACGGATCCTAAAATAGGAGGATTTCTTGTTAATGCCGAATTAGAAGCACGAAGCAATCTTTGGGTCGCTGGTGACGCAGCATGTTTTTATGATGTCAAACTTGGTAGAAGAAGAGTCGAACATCATGATCACGCGGTTACCTCTGGAAGATTAGCAGGCGAAAATATGACCGGTGCAG GGAAACCTTATTTGCATCAATCAATGTTTTGGTCAGACTTGGGACCTGACGTAGGATATGAGGCAATAGGTATCGTGGATTCATCTTTGCCAACTGTTGGAGTCTTTGCAAAATCAACGGAAGCAACTGTGGTTGATAATTCTACTGAA gaacaaaaaacaaattctgAAGAATCACAATCTGAGTACAATCTGAATGCAAAATCAGAgtcacaaattataaaaaatgagaacACAAGTTTAGAAGAAAACAAAGAATCATGTGAAGATAAATCTGTAGAGCAATCTACAAAACGTGATGATTTCGGAAAAGGCGTTATTTTCTATCTTCGAGATGACGTTGTAGTAGGAATAGTGCTGTGGAATATCTTCAACCGGATGTCGATTGCTAGACGA gTTCTTACAGCAGATACAAAGTATGACGATTTGAATGAAGTAGCGAAATTGTTTACAATTCACGATGattaa
- the AIF gene encoding apoptosis-inducing factor 1, mitochondrial isoform X1, translating to MFVCSRAISRLPTRITQANHLYRPVKYIGIVNIGTLRYSSKASNKNPQKPSGTTIKPEECVAKSTSKPERAVPPCEAERDASRSTSCKEVHKLDGEQKQSSEKGSGKFGKYQFRYWHLLAALIVTGVAAYKVSSSSGLKGEEAVEETDEKKKEGKRQRRFREKAKVPAESKLIPQEVPYLLIGGGTAAFSAFRSIKSRDPKAKVLVIAEEGEFPYMRPPLSKELWYNTDKETTAQLRFNQWNGTQRSIFYEPHEFYSSVTHLTESDKGGVAVAMGWKVTKIDVVNKIAILEDGHEINYNKCLIATGTSPKNLPVFESVEDEIKNKITTFRTKDDFLDLEQNVSDPKCKNIVIVGGGFLGSELACALARSSDKSKNVSQVYKEKFIMAQVLPEYLSEWTTKKAAAEGVHSIPSSEIEDYRYKNGRLSLILTGGQTIDADQVIVAVGVQPNTNLASSSHLETDPKIGGFLVNAELEARSNLWVAGDAACFYDVKLGRRRVEHHDHAVTSGRLAGENMTGAGKPYLHQSMFWSDLGPDVGYEAIGIVDSSLPTVGVFAKSTEATVVDNSTEEQKTNSEESQSEYNLNAKSESQIIKNENTSLEENKESCEDKSVEQSTKRDDFGKGVIFYLRDDVVVGIVLWNIFNRMSIARRVLTADTKYDDLNEVAKLFTIHDD from the exons ATGTTCGTCTGTAGCAGAGCTATCAGCCGATTGCCAACCAGGATTACGCAAGCAAATCATCTCTATCGACCTGTAAAATACATCG GAATTGTAAATATTGGTACTTTGCGCTATAGTAGCAAAGCGAGCAATAAAAATCCACAGAAGCCATCAGGCACTACTATCAAGCCAGAAGAATGTGTGGCCAAGTCTACATCAAAGCCAGAGAGAGCTGTTCCTCCTTGTGAAGCAGAACGTGATGCATCTCGTTCAACATCATGTAAAGAAGTGCATAAATTAGATGGAGAACAAAAACAATCAAGTGAAAAAGGCTCAGgcaaatttggaaaatatcaATTTCGCTATTGGCACTTACTCGCTGCTTTAATTGTAACAGGAGTTGCAGCATATAAG gtaTCTTCATCATCTGGATTGAAAGGTGAGGAAGCAGTTGAAGAGACGGATGAAA aaaagaaagaaggaaaacgGCAAAGGAGATTTAGAGAAAAAGCAAAAGTTCCAGCAGAATCTAAATTAATACCTCAAGAAGTACCTTATTTACTGATTGGTGGTGGAACTGCTGCATTTTCAGCATTTAGGTCAATTAAATCTAGAGATCCCAAAGCAAAG GTTTTAGTTATAGCGGAAGAAGGAGAGTTTCCTTACATGAGACCACCTTTATCTAAAGAACTTTGGTACAACACAGATAAAGAAACAACCGCTCAATTACGTTTTAACCAATGGAATGGCACTCAGAGAAG TATATTCTACGAACCGCACGAATTCTATTCGAGTGTTACTCATCTTACCGAATCTGACAAGGGTGGTGTTGCTGTAGCCATGGGTTGGAAAGTAACGAAAATTGatgttgtaaataaaattgcgattCTTGAAGATGGTCATGAAATAAACTACAACAAATGTCTTATTGCAACCG GTACATCGCCGAAGAATTTGCCTGTATTTGAATCAGTTGaggatgaaataaaaaataagattacaaCATTCAGGACAAAGGACGATTTTCTCGATTTAGAACAGAATGTTTCTGATCCGAAGTGCAAGAATATCGTAATTGTTGGTGGTGGATTTCTTGGCTCGGAACTTGCTTGCGCATTGGCTAGAAGTT cagataaatctaaaaatgtttCCCAAGTTTATaaggaaaaatttataatggcTCAAGTTTTACCGGAATACTTGAGTGAGTGGACCACGAAAAAGGCCGCAGCAGAAGGTGTTCATTCTATACCTAGCTCAGAAATTGAAGATTATAGGTATAAGAACGGCCGACTGTCTCTTATTCTTACCGGTGGTCAAACT aTCGATGCTGATCAAGTGATAGTAGCGGTGGGTGTTCAACCAAATACGAATTTGGCATCATCTTCCCACTTAGAGACGGATCCTAAAATAGGAGGATTTCTTGTTAATGCCGAATTAGAAGCACGAAGCAATCTTTGGGTCGCTGGTGACGCAGCATGTTTTTATGATGTCAAACTTGGTAGAAGAAGAGTCGAACATCATGATCACGCGGTTACCTCTGGAAGATTAGCAGGCGAAAATATGACCGGTGCAG GGAAACCTTATTTGCATCAATCAATGTTTTGGTCAGACTTGGGACCTGACGTAGGATATGAGGCAATAGGTATCGTGGATTCATCTTTGCCAACTGTTGGAGTCTTTGCAAAATCAACGGAAGCAACTGTGGTTGATAATTCTACTGAA gaacaaaaaacaaattctgAAGAATCACAATCTGAGTACAATCTGAATGCAAAATCAGAgtcacaaattataaaaaatgagaacACAAGTTTAGAAGAAAACAAAGAATCATGTGAAGATAAATCTGTAGAGCAATCTACAAAACGTGATGATTTCGGAAAAGGCGTTATTTTCTATCTTCGAGATGACGTTGTAGTAGGAATAGTGCTGTGGAATATCTTCAACCGGATGTCGATTGCTAGACGA gTTCTTACAGCAGATACAAAGTATGACGATTTGAATGAAGTAGCGAAATTGTTTACAATTCACGATGattaa
- the AIF gene encoding apoptosis-inducing factor 1, mitochondrial isoform X3, producing MFVCSRAISRLPTRITQANHLYRPVKYIGIVNIGTLRYSSKASNKNPQKPSGTTIKPEECVAKSTSKPERAVPPCEAERDASRSTSCKEVHKLDGEQKQSSEKGSGKFGKYQFRYWHLLAALIVTGVAAYKVSSSSGLKEKKEGKRQRRFREKAKVPAESKLIPQEVPYLLIGGGTAAFSAFRSIKSRDPKAKVLVIAEEGEFPYMRPPLSKELWYNTDKETTAQLRFNQWNGTQRSIFYEPHEFYSSVTHLTESDKGGVAVAMGWKVTKIDVVNKIAILEDGHEINYNKCLIATGTSPKNLPVFESVEDEIKNKITTFRTKDDFLDLEQNVSDPKCKNIVIVGGGFLGSELACALARSSDKSKNVSQVYKEKFIMAQVLPEYLSEWTTKKAAAEGVHSIPSSEIEDYRYKNGRLSLILTGGQTIDADQVIVAVGVQPNTNLASSSHLETDPKIGGFLVNAELEARSNLWVAGDAACFYDVKLGRRRVEHHDHAVTSGRLAGENMTGAGKPYLHQSMFWSDLGPDVGYEAIGIVDSSLPTVGVFAKSTEATVVDNSTEEQKTNSEESQSEYNLNAKSESQIIKNENTSLEENKESCEDKSVEQSTKRDDFGKGVIFYLRDDVVVGIVLWNIFNRMSIARRVLTADTKYDDLNEVAKLFTIHDD from the exons ATGTTCGTCTGTAGCAGAGCTATCAGCCGATTGCCAACCAGGATTACGCAAGCAAATCATCTCTATCGACCTGTAAAATACATCG GAATTGTAAATATTGGTACTTTGCGCTATAGTAGCAAAGCGAGCAATAAAAATCCACAGAAGCCATCAGGCACTACTATCAAGCCAGAAGAATGTGTGGCCAAGTCTACATCAAAGCCAGAGAGAGCTGTTCCTCCTTGTGAAGCAGAACGTGATGCATCTCGTTCAACATCATGTAAAGAAGTGCATAAATTAGATGGAGAACAAAAACAATCAAGTGAAAAAGGCTCAGgcaaatttggaaaatatcaATTTCGCTATTGGCACTTACTCGCTGCTTTAATTGTAACAGGAGTTGCAGCATATAAG gtaTCTTCATCATCTGGATTGAAAG aaaagaaagaaggaaaacgGCAAAGGAGATTTAGAGAAAAAGCAAAAGTTCCAGCAGAATCTAAATTAATACCTCAAGAAGTACCTTATTTACTGATTGGTGGTGGAACTGCTGCATTTTCAGCATTTAGGTCAATTAAATCTAGAGATCCCAAAGCAAAG GTTTTAGTTATAGCGGAAGAAGGAGAGTTTCCTTACATGAGACCACCTTTATCTAAAGAACTTTGGTACAACACAGATAAAGAAACAACCGCTCAATTACGTTTTAACCAATGGAATGGCACTCAGAGAAG TATATTCTACGAACCGCACGAATTCTATTCGAGTGTTACTCATCTTACCGAATCTGACAAGGGTGGTGTTGCTGTAGCCATGGGTTGGAAAGTAACGAAAATTGatgttgtaaataaaattgcgattCTTGAAGATGGTCATGAAATAAACTACAACAAATGTCTTATTGCAACCG GTACATCGCCGAAGAATTTGCCTGTATTTGAATCAGTTGaggatgaaataaaaaataagattacaaCATTCAGGACAAAGGACGATTTTCTCGATTTAGAACAGAATGTTTCTGATCCGAAGTGCAAGAATATCGTAATTGTTGGTGGTGGATTTCTTGGCTCGGAACTTGCTTGCGCATTGGCTAGAAGTT cagataaatctaaaaatgtttCCCAAGTTTATaaggaaaaatttataatggcTCAAGTTTTACCGGAATACTTGAGTGAGTGGACCACGAAAAAGGCCGCAGCAGAAGGTGTTCATTCTATACCTAGCTCAGAAATTGAAGATTATAGGTATAAGAACGGCCGACTGTCTCTTATTCTTACCGGTGGTCAAACT aTCGATGCTGATCAAGTGATAGTAGCGGTGGGTGTTCAACCAAATACGAATTTGGCATCATCTTCCCACTTAGAGACGGATCCTAAAATAGGAGGATTTCTTGTTAATGCCGAATTAGAAGCACGAAGCAATCTTTGGGTCGCTGGTGACGCAGCATGTTTTTATGATGTCAAACTTGGTAGAAGAAGAGTCGAACATCATGATCACGCGGTTACCTCTGGAAGATTAGCAGGCGAAAATATGACCGGTGCAG GGAAACCTTATTTGCATCAATCAATGTTTTGGTCAGACTTGGGACCTGACGTAGGATATGAGGCAATAGGTATCGTGGATTCATCTTTGCCAACTGTTGGAGTCTTTGCAAAATCAACGGAAGCAACTGTGGTTGATAATTCTACTGAA gaacaaaaaacaaattctgAAGAATCACAATCTGAGTACAATCTGAATGCAAAATCAGAgtcacaaattataaaaaatgagaacACAAGTTTAGAAGAAAACAAAGAATCATGTGAAGATAAATCTGTAGAGCAATCTACAAAACGTGATGATTTCGGAAAAGGCGTTATTTTCTATCTTCGAGATGACGTTGTAGTAGGAATAGTGCTGTGGAATATCTTCAACCGGATGTCGATTGCTAGACGA gTTCTTACAGCAGATACAAAGTATGACGATTTGAATGAAGTAGCGAAATTGTTTACAATTCACGATGattaa